The following are encoded together in the Methylomonas methanica MC09 genome:
- a CDS encoding Tex family protein gives MDVIQRIAEELSVKSQQVAAAVALLDEGATVPFISRYRKEATGGLDDTQLRMLQERLIYLRELNDRRKTILDSIASQGKLSPELETAILEADTKTLLEDLYLPYKPKRRTKAQIAREAGLEPLADALLADRGLVPEQEAVAYINAEMGVADAAAALDGARQIIMERISEDADLLAELRERIWRKGILHASVVSGKEAEAAKFKDYFDYSEAINKIPSHRALALFRGRNEDLLSLTLLPAELDQEEHQLCTQFVSQRLNVSDISRPADAWLAETARFAWKIKLFTRIDLDLKLRLREAAELEAIRVFASNLRDLLLTAPAGHKATMGLDPGIRTGVKVAVVDATGKVLATDTIYPHAPKNQWDQSISVLARLIKQHQVSLVSIGNGTASRETDQLVADLMKQHKDLPIQKITVSEAGASVYSASELAAKEFPDLDVSLRGAVSIARRLQDPLAELVKIDPKSIGVGQYQHDVNQVQLARMLDTVVEDCVNAVGVDVNTASAALLKQVSGLSASISENIVAFRNQNGPFANRSQLKKVPRLGDKAFEQAAGFLRVMNGDNPLDASAVHPEAYPVVNAILDDTGKSIRDLIGQSQFLRSLNPASYTSAAFGLPTVSDILQELEKPGRDPRPEFKSVQFKEGVEKITDLQPGMRLEGVVTNVANFGAFVDIGVHQDGLVHISHLADDFVKDPRSVVKTGDMVNVRVLEVDVARQRISLSMKKNVDNSEIVRSEKPQKTSHKPGKPQPILQNSMSNAFAKALKK, from the coding sequence ATGGACGTTATCCAGCGTATTGCCGAAGAACTCTCCGTTAAATCCCAGCAGGTAGCCGCAGCCGTGGCCTTGCTGGACGAAGGCGCCACCGTGCCTTTTATTTCCCGTTATCGAAAAGAAGCGACCGGCGGACTGGACGATACGCAATTGCGGATGCTGCAAGAGCGCTTGATTTATTTGCGCGAACTCAACGATAGGCGCAAAACCATTCTCGACAGTATCGCTTCCCAGGGCAAGCTTAGTCCGGAGTTGGAAACAGCCATATTGGAAGCGGATACTAAAACCCTCTTGGAGGATTTGTATCTGCCCTACAAGCCCAAACGCCGCACTAAGGCGCAAATCGCCCGCGAGGCGGGGCTGGAGCCTCTGGCGGATGCATTATTGGCGGATCGCGGACTGGTACCCGAACAAGAGGCTGTCGCCTATATAAACGCAGAGATGGGGGTGGCCGATGCCGCTGCCGCGTTGGATGGCGCCAGACAAATCATCATGGAGCGAATTTCCGAGGATGCCGACTTATTGGCCGAACTGCGCGAGCGTATCTGGCGTAAAGGGATATTGCATGCCAGTGTCGTCAGCGGCAAGGAAGCGGAAGCCGCCAAATTCAAGGATTATTTCGACTATAGTGAAGCGATCAATAAAATTCCTTCTCATCGGGCACTGGCATTATTCCGCGGCAGAAACGAAGACCTGCTGAGCCTGACATTGTTGCCGGCCGAATTGGATCAGGAAGAGCACCAACTATGCACACAATTCGTGTCGCAACGGTTAAACGTAAGCGATATCAGCCGACCCGCCGATGCCTGGCTGGCCGAAACGGCGCGATTTGCCTGGAAAATCAAGCTATTTACCCGCATAGATTTGGACTTGAAGCTGCGGCTGCGAGAAGCGGCGGAGCTGGAGGCTATCCGGGTGTTCGCCAGCAACTTGCGCGATTTGCTGCTGACCGCACCGGCCGGACATAAGGCGACCATGGGCCTCGATCCCGGGATTCGTACCGGCGTTAAAGTCGCGGTCGTGGATGCCACCGGCAAAGTTCTGGCTACCGACACTATCTATCCGCATGCGCCGAAAAACCAGTGGGACCAATCGATCTCGGTACTGGCGCGCCTGATAAAACAGCACCAAGTCAGTTTGGTGAGTATCGGTAACGGCACGGCGTCGCGCGAGACCGATCAATTAGTGGCCGACTTGATGAAACAGCATAAAGACCTGCCGATCCAGAAAATCACCGTCTCGGAGGCGGGCGCGTCGGTGTATTCCGCGTCGGAACTGGCGGCCAAGGAGTTTCCGGATTTGGACGTATCCCTGCGCGGCGCCGTGTCCATTGCCCGCCGCCTGCAGGATCCGCTGGCGGAATTGGTGAAAATAGACCCTAAATCCATCGGCGTCGGCCAATATCAGCACGATGTTAACCAAGTGCAACTGGCGCGTATGCTGGATACCGTGGTGGAAGACTGCGTAAATGCGGTAGGCGTGGATGTGAATACCGCCTCGGCGGCCTTGCTGAAACAGGTGTCGGGATTGTCGGCCAGTATCAGCGAGAATATTGTGGCTTTCCGCAATCAAAACGGCCCATTTGCCAATCGCAGTCAATTGAAAAAAGTGCCGCGCTTAGGCGATAAGGCATTTGAACAGGCTGCCGGGTTTTTACGCGTCATGAACGGTGACAATCCGTTGGACGCGTCCGCCGTGCACCCGGAGGCCTACCCGGTAGTGAATGCGATTTTGGACGATACCGGCAAATCGATCCGCGATTTGATCGGTCAAAGCCAATTCTTGCGCAGCCTGAATCCCGCCAGCTACACCAGCGCCGCATTCGGTTTGCCGACAGTCAGCGATATTCTGCAGGAATTGGAAAAGCCCGGCCGCGACCCTCGCCCCGAATTCAAAAGTGTGCAATTCAAGGAGGGAGTGGAAAAGATCACCGATTTGCAACCGGGCATGAGGTTGGAGGGCGTAGTCACCAATGTGGCCAATTTTGGCGCGTTCGTGGATATCGGTGTGCACCAGGACGGTTTGGTGCATATTTCTCATCTGGCGGACGACTTTGTTAAAGACCCGCGCAGCGTGGTTAAAACCGGTGACATGGTCAATGTGCGGGTGCTGGAAGTGGATGTGGCTCGGCAGCGGATATCGCTGAGTATGAAAAAAAACGTCGACAATAGTGAGATTGTGCGCAGCGAAAAGCCGCAAAAAACCAGTCACAAGCCTGGCAAGCCGCAACCTATTTTACAAAACAGCATGAGTAACGCCTTTGCCAAGGCGCTGAAAAAATAA
- a CDS encoding exosortase system-associated protein, TIGR04073 family, giving the protein MKYKAHGLACIMLIGFFIAAAPARAETVDESYGQIFGRKVLSGLANITTSVAEIPKNIIIVNNQSNFAYGLVGGSFKGLLHMVGRIGVGVVDLISSPIPTYPIVYPNYVWDDFYAETTYGPAMVGEPTR; this is encoded by the coding sequence ATGAAATATAAAGCCCATGGCCTTGCATGCATCATGCTGATCGGTTTTTTTATTGCCGCCGCACCCGCTCGGGCCGAAACGGTCGACGAATCCTACGGTCAAATATTCGGCCGCAAAGTGTTGAGCGGTTTAGCCAACATCACCACCAGTGTGGCGGAAATTCCAAAGAACATTATTATCGTTAATAACCAGTCCAACTTTGCCTACGGTTTAGTCGGCGGTTCCTTCAAAGGTTTGTTGCATATGGTCGGCCGTATTGGGGTCGGGGTTGTCGATTTGATTTCGTCGCCTATTCCAACCTATCCGATAGTCTATCCGAATTATGTGTGGGACGATTTTTATGCAGAGACCACCTACGGTCCGGCCATGGTGGGCGAGCCTACCCGCTAA
- a CDS encoding SbcC/MukB-like Walker B domain-containing protein, protein MKILNIFFKNINSLEGEGRVYFDQGPIADSGVFAITGPNGSGKSSILDVITLGLYGETFRFDKPAAHVMTKQTDECFAQVEFALGEHTYRSTWQAKRSDTSEDAITLLPKMTLTRLNGQELLLAETPNQVRHRIAELTGMDFHKFSKSIVLPQGDFAAFLNALDSERMDILEKIGGANLYADYRQQTEARFNQTQTRLTQLQQDIGSLPLLNREALEAAEQDLEDFKEQVSEIKQQQAQTQQHLAVVQNVADLEDKQQKLQGQRQSLQKKIQEYQDDLQRIANNQQALEFRTEVAFLDTKQALIEQNQATLDSYRKELSMLQTQLGTQDSPLTGPVSEKSLSEQKQAVDALKLSLSELKLELPRQRELAQSIQQQLADNRTRLAEIDVWFQAHQADASLLEDFPDVVRLRKLRTERIELGGKRKSQAGWSKNITGALKKNKSALQSTEEDLSDLKARIEADQQSLHDIAPDKNLEQLQELQQEQQARVADLQELLSLASVTAKLSDHGLLGWLGIKRRTDIAPNIDELQARLDELTQEMSREENIIKVLEQALRNEALIKKMSADRAKLVDGKPCYLCGSTTHPYVLKPPVLTDAKAALVDQRGKIQALKSTIDIASTKLKTAQKFGSQQSAKQQRLQQMHSQWTTLANRLNIMRDGMDIDNLSLQKHLLTQETEELNKVNNLVKQHAQLQRNIAKMTADIASKQAAQERLTKTVRDLEAEWANRPPEFDEIEQRYATCEAEEKALIEKLENQLSKLGEKLPGKGKENALFDRLNSRRQDYQVYLLRQEGLQKEMAALTRQLEECENKIAHYQAQISSNTESLGQQEQLSLQIAIIEKQKLIVDQEQQLRVSQIEYKTIAQTLSDKMAGTAFTTVDEIRDLMHLIAREADIRQQLDSDTSKLAEIERQKQELAALLDNELAAVLANKLSEPEIRQVLKQLTQQLDIAEQEVQTLENKLAKQQQYREKHQTLHEQLAAEQQLFSQAQAELKTINDDPAGFRRQIQQLMTDKLLAQTNLILEKLSGRYYVRSGSSEHGLALEIEDTKQKNVHRSPQTLSGGESFVVSLALALALAEIANNGKAIDSLFLDEGFGNLDAESLYLAMSTLENLKTHGKTVGVISHVEGVKKRIKTQIELVKKPNGLSELKLVA, encoded by the coding sequence ATGAAAATTCTTAATATATTTTTCAAAAACATCAATTCTCTGGAAGGCGAAGGGCGGGTTTATTTCGATCAGGGCCCGATTGCCGACAGCGGGGTTTTTGCCATTACCGGCCCCAACGGCTCCGGAAAATCCAGCATTTTGGATGTGATCACCCTGGGGCTGTACGGCGAAACCTTCCGTTTCGATAAACCGGCCGCGCACGTGATGACCAAGCAAACCGACGAATGCTTCGCACAGGTTGAATTCGCCTTGGGAGAACATACATACCGTTCGACTTGGCAGGCCAAACGCAGCGATACCAGCGAAGATGCGATTACGCTGTTACCGAAAATGACTCTGACCCGGCTGAACGGTCAGGAATTATTACTGGCGGAAACACCCAATCAGGTCCGACATCGGATTGCCGAGCTGACCGGCATGGATTTTCACAAATTCAGTAAATCCATCGTATTACCGCAGGGTGATTTTGCCGCCTTCCTGAATGCGCTGGACAGCGAGCGCATGGATATTCTGGAAAAAATCGGCGGCGCCAATCTTTATGCCGATTATCGCCAGCAAACCGAGGCTCGATTTAATCAGACGCAAACCCGTTTGACCCAATTACAACAGGATATCGGCAGCCTGCCGCTCTTAAACCGGGAAGCGCTGGAAGCCGCCGAACAAGATCTGGAGGATTTCAAGGAACAAGTATCGGAAATCAAACAGCAGCAAGCACAAACCCAACAACATCTGGCGGTTGTGCAAAATGTCGCCGACCTGGAAGACAAGCAACAAAAACTACAAGGACAACGGCAAAGCCTTCAGAAAAAAATTCAGGAATATCAAGACGATTTGCAACGTATTGCCAACAATCAGCAGGCTCTGGAATTTCGCACCGAAGTCGCTTTTCTGGATACCAAGCAAGCCCTAATCGAGCAGAATCAGGCCACTTTGGACAGTTACCGGAAAGAGCTGTCCATGTTGCAAACGCAACTAGGCACTCAAGACAGCCCGCTGACCGGGCCCGTTTCGGAAAAATCGCTGAGCGAACAAAAACAGGCGGTGGATGCGCTTAAATTGTCGCTTAGCGAATTAAAGCTGGAATTGCCCAGGCAACGGGAACTGGCGCAATCCATACAACAGCAACTGGCCGACAATCGAACCCGCTTGGCGGAAATAGACGTGTGGTTTCAGGCACATCAAGCCGATGCCAGCCTGCTGGAAGACTTTCCCGACGTAGTCCGCTTACGTAAACTCAGGACCGAACGCATCGAGTTAGGCGGCAAGCGAAAATCCCAGGCCGGTTGGTCCAAAAATATCACCGGCGCGTTGAAGAAAAACAAGTCCGCGCTGCAATCCACCGAGGAAGATCTAAGCGACTTAAAAGCCCGGATCGAAGCCGATCAACAGTCTTTGCACGATATTGCCCCGGACAAAAACTTAGAGCAACTGCAGGAATTACAGCAGGAACAACAGGCGCGGGTCGCCGACCTGCAGGAACTGCTATCCTTGGCCAGTGTAACCGCCAAACTCAGCGACCACGGCCTGTTGGGTTGGCTGGGCATCAAAAGGCGCACGGATATCGCCCCGAATATAGACGAATTACAGGCCAGGCTGGATGAGCTCACCCAGGAAATGAGCAGGGAAGAAAACATCATCAAAGTGCTCGAGCAAGCACTGCGGAATGAAGCGCTGATCAAAAAAATGTCCGCCGACCGCGCCAAACTGGTGGATGGCAAACCTTGCTATTTATGCGGATCGACCACCCATCCTTATGTACTGAAACCGCCGGTTCTTACCGATGCCAAGGCCGCATTGGTGGATCAACGCGGCAAGATACAAGCGCTTAAATCGACTATCGATATTGCCAGCACCAAGTTAAAAACGGCGCAAAAATTCGGCTCGCAACAGTCTGCCAAACAACAGCGTCTGCAACAAATGCATTCGCAATGGACTACGCTGGCCAACCGCCTGAATATCATGCGCGACGGTATGGACATCGATAATCTGTCTCTGCAAAAACACCTGCTGACACAAGAAACGGAAGAGCTGAATAAAGTCAACAACCTGGTGAAACAACACGCCCAGTTGCAACGCAACATCGCCAAAATGACAGCCGACATTGCCAGCAAACAAGCCGCGCAGGAACGACTGACCAAAACGGTGCGGGACCTGGAAGCGGAATGGGCCAATCGCCCGCCTGAATTCGATGAAATTGAACAGCGCTACGCGACCTGCGAAGCTGAAGAAAAAGCCCTGATCGAAAAACTGGAAAACCAGCTGAGTAAATTGGGCGAAAAGCTGCCCGGCAAGGGCAAGGAAAACGCCTTGTTCGACCGGCTGAACAGCCGGCGCCAGGATTATCAGGTGTATCTGCTACGCCAGGAAGGACTGCAAAAGGAAATGGCAGCACTCACCCGACAATTGGAAGAGTGCGAAAATAAAATCGCCCACTATCAGGCACAGATAAGCAGCAATACCGAAAGCTTGGGGCAGCAAGAGCAACTGAGCTTGCAAATCGCCATTATCGAAAAACAAAAACTGATCGTCGATCAGGAGCAACAATTACGCGTCTCGCAAATTGAATACAAAACCATAGCGCAAACCTTGAGCGACAAAATGGCCGGTACCGCGTTTACCACGGTGGACGAAATTCGCGACCTCATGCACCTGATTGCCCGGGAAGCCGACATTCGGCAACAACTCGATTCGGATACGTCAAAACTGGCGGAAATCGAACGGCAAAAGCAAGAACTGGCTGCCTTGCTTGATAATGAACTCGCTGCGGTATTAGCCAATAAGTTGTCCGAGCCGGAAATCCGGCAAGTGCTTAAGCAACTTACCCAACAGCTGGATATCGCCGAACAGGAAGTGCAAACCCTGGAAAACAAACTGGCCAAGCAGCAACAGTACCGGGAAAAACACCAGACCTTGCACGAACAACTTGCCGCGGAACAGCAGCTATTCAGTCAGGCGCAGGCCGAACTCAAGACGATCAACGACGACCCGGCCGGCTTCAGACGCCAAATACAGCAACTGATGACGGACAAACTACTGGCGCAAACCAACTTGATTCTCGAAAAGCTCAGCGGCCGTTATTATGTTCGTAGCGGGTCCAGCGAACACGGGCTAGCGCTGGAAATAGAAGACACCAAACAGAAAAATGTACACCGTTCGCCGCAAACCCTGTCCGGCGGGGAAAGTTTTGTAGTGAGTCTGGCATTGGCGCTGGCGCTAGCGGAAATCGCCAATAACGGCAAAGCAATCGACTCGCTATTTTTGGACGAAGGATTCGGCAATCTGGATGCCGAATCGCTTTATTTAGCGATGAGCACGCTGGAAAACCTGAAAACGCACGGCAAAACCGTCGGCGTTATTTCGCATGTGGAAGGGGTGAAAAAACGCATCAAAACGCAAATCGAGCTGGTGAAAAAACCCAACGGCCTCAGCGAACTGAAGTTGGTAGCCTGA
- a CDS encoding amidohydrolase family protein, translating to MRQNNRLFNFKHLAIALMACQSLGFDAAAHPASCKLLSADRVFDGMEVQFNKSVLVVGDKVRAVGNYADLRGQCATRYNLGDATILPGFIESHAHITFQNVTHDKVLEHGITTAQDTGGPLLPPNGGKGALRLLSTGPILQAQGGYPLNIFSPDDTVGGFDKVGLAIAANATESEVRAIVQNLVGNGASEIKIALEVGGEAGAPWMLPHGDAPVPEAPWAVLSPEQVRWIVSEAHISGKKVLAHVGENNGFQIAYSAGVDTMAHIPCAAIDPVLLHEAVNDGMKFISTIDTLGSCGQSLYDNAHAVGHVYQAHAGDGLEFPLIYGSEIAHDNVPWGINGEELHLMLHLSSGETIEFPDVLNVLRSATSQAAAHLDTGIQGLGTLTADAPADLIAVKGNGLERFKLLEYPDLVMSGGKLVVNNFSPSRKPHH from the coding sequence ATGAGACAAAACAATAGACTGTTCAATTTTAAGCATTTGGCCATTGCTCTAATGGCATGCCAAAGCCTCGGCTTCGACGCGGCAGCCCATCCGGCATCGTGCAAATTGCTTAGCGCCGACCGGGTGTTTGACGGCATGGAGGTGCAATTCAACAAAAGCGTGCTGGTGGTGGGCGATAAAGTACGGGCGGTCGGAAACTACGCCGACCTGCGCGGGCAGTGCGCCACACGCTACAACCTGGGCGACGCCACCATTTTGCCGGGGTTTATAGAATCCCACGCTCATATTACCTTTCAAAATGTCACTCACGATAAGGTGTTGGAACACGGTATAACCACCGCGCAGGATACAGGCGGCCCTTTACTGCCGCCAAATGGCGGCAAGGGTGCTTTGCGTCTATTGAGTACCGGTCCAATCCTGCAAGCTCAAGGCGGTTATCCGCTGAATATCTTTTCCCCCGACGACACGGTCGGCGGTTTCGATAAAGTGGGCCTTGCCATTGCCGCCAACGCCACGGAAAGTGAAGTCAGGGCAATCGTGCAGAACCTAGTCGGCAACGGCGCTTCCGAAATTAAGATTGCGCTGGAAGTGGGTGGAGAAGCTGGCGCCCCCTGGATGCTACCGCACGGCGACGCTCCGGTGCCGGAGGCGCCTTGGGCCGTATTGTCCCCGGAACAAGTCCGCTGGATTGTCAGCGAAGCGCATATTTCCGGCAAAAAAGTTCTGGCGCATGTGGGTGAAAACAACGGCTTTCAGATTGCCTACTCTGCCGGCGTGGATACCATGGCGCACATTCCCTGTGCCGCAATTGACCCCGTCCTGTTGCATGAAGCGGTAAATGACGGCATGAAGTTCATCAGTACCATAGACACTCTCGGTTCTTGCGGTCAGAGCCTGTATGACAACGCCCATGCGGTCGGGCACGTATATCAGGCTCATGCTGGCGATGGGCTGGAGTTCCCATTAATATACGGTTCCGAAATTGCCCACGACAACGTCCCTTGGGGTATCAACGGCGAGGAACTGCACTTGATGCTGCATTTGAGCAGCGGCGAAACGATTGAATTCCCGGACGTATTGAATGTACTGAGATCGGCGACCTCCCAAGCGGCGGCGCACCTGGACACCGGCATTCAAGGCTTGGGCACTTTGACGGCCGATGCGCCGGCCGACCTGATCGCCGTTAAAGGCAATGGGCTGGAACGCTTCAAACTGCTCGAATACCCCGATCTGGTCATGTCGGGCGGCAAACTGGTGGTGAATAACTTTTCACCAAGCCGCAAACCGCACCATTAA
- a CDS encoding F0F1 ATP synthase subunit gamma, protein METEQTLRRRIKTVGDLHAIVRTMKVLAAVSARQYEAVLKSLDDYNQTVEMGLQVALRGKVFDKPGRPRSMADSAAIIFGSDVGLCGRFNEDLVNFFLQQMDSLRVPQSARTVLAVGGRIHARLSELEHPVRDSCLTPGSAAAITSTIRLLLAKIDSWQKQGIGRVLLFYSHAGSPALLHLLPVDLHSLSGLSQSPWPSHVLPRYSLDSENLLAALIRQHLFISLFQACSASLASEQQMRLRTTQAAEKNIQEKLDALAAEFRMRRQDAIDAELLDIGAGFEAVSSD, encoded by the coding sequence GTGGAGACCGAACAAACCCTTAGACGCCGCATCAAAACCGTGGGCGATCTGCACGCCATCGTCCGCACCATGAAGGTATTGGCAGCGGTCAGCGCTCGCCAATACGAAGCCGTATTGAAGTCACTGGACGACTACAACCAAACCGTGGAAATGGGCTTGCAAGTCGCACTGCGCGGTAAAGTTTTCGACAAACCCGGCCGGCCTCGGTCAATGGCGGATTCAGCGGCGATTATTTTCGGCTCGGACGTAGGCCTGTGCGGGCGCTTCAACGAAGACTTGGTTAACTTTTTCCTGCAGCAAATGGACAGTTTGCGCGTGCCGCAGTCTGCTCGCACGGTGTTGGCGGTTGGCGGGCGCATTCATGCCCGGCTAAGCGAACTTGAGCATCCGGTGCGGGACAGTTGTCTTACACCCGGCTCGGCGGCGGCTATCACCTCGACTATCCGGCTGCTATTGGCCAAAATAGATAGCTGGCAGAAACAAGGTATAGGCCGGGTTTTGCTGTTCTACAGCCACGCCGGCTCGCCCGCGCTGCTACACCTGCTACCCGTCGACCTGCATTCGCTTAGCGGGTTAAGCCAATCGCCCTGGCCCTCTCATGTGCTGCCCCGCTATAGCCTGGATAGCGAAAATCTGTTGGCGGCCCTGATTCGGCAGCATCTTTTTATCAGCCTGTTTCAGGCCTGCTCCGCCTCCTTGGCGTCGGAACAACAAATGCGTTTGCGCACCACCCAGGCGGCGGAAAAAAACATTCAGGAAAAACTCGACGCATTGGCCGCGGAATTTCGTATGCGGCGTCAGGACGCCATCGACGCGGAATTGCTGGATATCGGCGCCGGCTTTGAAGCCGTAAGTAGCGACTGA
- a CDS encoding alternate F1F0 ATPase, F1 subunit alpha, which translates to MLNDALTDTAMTLNRLLEQRQPALALVETGIVNHVGHGVALVEGLPGVQALELVEFQDGLFGLAFNLDPEQIGVVLLGASAQIAAGSRVRRTGRVADVPVGRELLGRIVNALGQPLDELGSLNITERHPIERDAPAILERAPVTEPLHTGIKVIDAAIPIGRGQRQLIIGDRQTGKTAIALATLINQRDSDIICVYCAIGQRGDAVALAIDTLRAQHVLPQSIVVTAAAEDPPGLQFITPYAATSIAEYFMQQGRDVVIVYDDLTHHALAYRELSLLLRRPPGREAYPGDIFYIHARLLERATHLAKGGSLTALPIIEIEAENLAAYIATNLISITDGQIYLSPELFHKGLLPAVDVGKSVSRVGGKAQLPAYRLVAGALKLYYAQFEELEMFARFGTRLDKKTLGILERGKRVREILKQHEHEALSPFQQIIVLLAVTEGLFDALPLPKIAQAELTLRAIVVKQLSDVGRRIENGETLTSEDRASILEAARQALDFGEAGGDRTNP; encoded by the coding sequence ATGCTGAATGACGCCTTAACCGATACCGCCATGACGCTCAACCGCTTATTGGAACAGCGTCAACCGGCCTTGGCCCTGGTCGAAACCGGCATTGTCAACCATGTCGGACATGGCGTGGCTTTGGTGGAAGGTTTACCCGGCGTGCAGGCGCTGGAATTGGTTGAATTCCAGGATGGCCTGTTCGGCTTGGCATTCAACCTGGATCCCGAGCAAATCGGCGTGGTGCTGTTAGGCGCCAGCGCCCAAATAGCCGCCGGCAGCCGTGTGCGCCGCACCGGCCGGGTGGCCGATGTGCCGGTAGGCCGAGAACTGCTCGGACGCATCGTCAACGCCTTGGGCCAACCATTGGACGAACTAGGTTCCCTGAATATCACAGAGCGGCACCCAATCGAACGAGATGCGCCCGCCATTCTGGAACGCGCGCCCGTCACCGAACCACTGCACACCGGCATTAAAGTCATAGATGCCGCCATCCCCATCGGCCGCGGCCAACGCCAACTTATCATCGGCGACCGGCAAACCGGTAAGACCGCCATCGCACTGGCCACACTGATTAACCAGCGCGACAGCGATATCATCTGCGTCTATTGCGCGATCGGCCAGCGCGGCGATGCGGTGGCGTTGGCGATCGATACCTTGCGCGCGCAACACGTGCTGCCGCAGTCCATTGTGGTAACGGCGGCGGCCGAAGATCCGCCCGGCTTGCAATTCATCACGCCCTACGCCGCCACCAGCATCGCCGAATATTTTATGCAGCAAGGCCGGGACGTCGTGATCGTCTACGACGACCTGACCCATCACGCCCTCGCCTACCGCGAGCTGTCTTTGCTGCTGCGCCGCCCGCCGGGCCGCGAGGCTTATCCCGGCGACATTTTCTATATTCATGCCCGCCTGCTGGAACGCGCCACGCACTTGGCGAAAGGCGGTTCGCTAACCGCGCTGCCCATCATCGAAATCGAAGCGGAAAATCTGGCGGCCTATATTGCCACCAACCTGATTTCGATTACCGACGGCCAGATTTATCTGTCGCCCGAGTTATTTCACAAAGGTCTGTTACCGGCCGTGGACGTGGGCAAATCCGTGTCCCGGGTCGGCGGCAAGGCGCAATTGCCGGCCTATCGCCTGGTGGCCGGCGCGCTGAAATTGTATTACGCTCAATTCGAGGAATTGGAAATGTTCGCCCGCTTCGGCACCCGGCTGGACAAAAAAACCCTAGGCATTCTGGAACGCGGCAAACGGGTGCGGGAAATTCTCAAGCAGCATGAGCATGAAGCCTTGAGCCCTTTCCAGCAAATCATCGTGCTGCTGGCCGTGACCGAAGGTTTGTTCGATGCGCTGCCTTTACCCAAAATCGCTCAGGCTGAACTGACACTGCGCGCTATTGTAGTAAAGCAATTAAGCGACGTCGGCCGGCGCATTGAGAATGGCGAAACTTTGACGAGCGAAGACCGTGCCTCGATACTCGAGGCCGCGCGACAAGCCCTGGATTTTGGAGAGGCCGGTGGAGACCGAACAAACCCTTAG
- the atpF gene encoding F0F1 ATP synthase subunit B, translating to MQIDWLTVAAQWINFLILMWLLRRYLYQPIIQAMDKRQQTLAASAQAAEQKMRQAEQQAELYRNKLAELEAHGAALMTAARQAADNEREKLVGQARTEFETLAQQWRRDLEREKAAFQHQLRNELGQLITATARKAVIDLTGRELEQALFDNFLSRLNALTAEDKQLLSESGRENTVLASSCELGEASRIRFTDALNRTLPSPINIRFETLPDSRLGLLLTTPAYTLEWRVERYFADLQTELDSVLNAQQHQPC from the coding sequence ATGCAGATCGACTGGCTGACCGTTGCCGCGCAATGGATCAATTTTCTGATCCTGATGTGGTTGTTACGGCGTTATTTGTACCAGCCTATCATTCAGGCCATGGACAAGCGTCAACAGACCCTCGCGGCAAGCGCTCAGGCAGCCGAGCAAAAAATGCGGCAAGCGGAACAGCAAGCCGAACTCTACAGAAATAAACTGGCCGAACTGGAGGCGCACGGCGCGGCACTCATGACCGCGGCCAGACAAGCAGCGGATAACGAACGGGAGAAGCTGGTCGGGCAAGCCCGCACTGAATTCGAAACCCTGGCTCAGCAATGGCGGCGAGACCTGGAGCGGGAAAAAGCCGCCTTTCAACACCAGCTTCGGAACGAACTGGGGCAGCTGATCACCGCGACCGCCCGTAAGGCGGTAATTGATCTGACCGGCCGGGAATTGGAGCAGGCGCTATTTGATAATTTTCTAAGCCGGCTGAATGCCTTAACCGCAGAAGACAAGCAATTATTGTCAGAGTCCGGACGCGAAAACACCGTGCTGGCCAGCAGCTGCGAGCTGGGTGAAGCATCGCGTATCCGCTTCACCGATGCCTTGAACCGGACACTGCCGAGCCCGATTAACATCCGCTTCGAAACCTTGCCGGACAGTCGACTGGGTCTGCTGCTGACCACGCCGGCCTATACCCTGGAGTGGCGTGTGGAACGTTATTTTGCCGACCTGCAAACCGAACTGGACAGCGTCCTCAACGCGCAACAACACCAACCATGCTGA
- a CDS encoding F0F1 ATP synthase subunit C, whose translation MNEITADVIIAGISIFTAGLTMAIGSIAPALGEARALSDALSAIAQQPDEAPTLTRTLFVGLAMVESTAIYCLVLSMIFIFANPFWEHFVSKAGG comes from the coding sequence ATGAACGAAATCACCGCCGACGTCATCATCGCCGGCATATCCATCTTTACCGCCGGGTTGACCATGGCCATCGGCAGTATCGCTCCCGCACTCGGAGAAGCCCGGGCGCTATCGGATGCGTTGAGCGCCATCGCCCAGCAACCCGATGAAGCCCCGACATTGACCCGCACCCTGTTCGTCGGCTTGGCCATGGTCGAGTCCACCGCCATTTATTGTCTGGTGTTAAGCATGATTTTTATATTCGCCAACCCGTTTTGGGAACACTTTGTCAGCAAAGCCGGGGGTTGA